The Vibrio mangrovi genome includes a region encoding these proteins:
- a CDS encoding transposase, producing the protein MTTARSQLICPEVTPYYHIVSRCVRRSFLCGYDSYSGKSYEHRRDWVESRIFTLASIYCIGICSHAVMSNHYHMVVYIDKKKAISLSDHEVIERWGQEHQLPRLIQRLLAGQLISQAERDSCTELIDTWRHRLYSLSCFMQELNYEIAVRANKEDQCKGRFWEGRFKSQALLDEKALLAAMAYVDLNPVRANMADTPEQSEYTSIKARLTSLEQGKTETHGLVNFIGYEHQDKPQGIPFRLMDYIELVDWVGRQIREDKRGYINQRLPNILMRLSLPQQECLKLCTELEKKPRLWIGSAKRLNLAKQQLKKQRILGIHIS; encoded by the coding sequence ATGACAACTGCCCGCTCACAACTGATTTGCCCCGAGGTCACGCCCTACTATCACATCGTCTCCCGCTGTGTCCGCCGCTCATTTTTATGTGGTTACGATAGTTATAGTGGTAAATCCTATGAGCATCGCCGTGACTGGGTGGAATCGCGTATATTCACATTAGCTTCTATTTACTGTATTGGAATCTGCTCTCATGCAGTGATGAGTAACCATTACCATATGGTCGTCTATATCGATAAAAAGAAAGCTATCTCTCTTTCTGACCATGAGGTCATTGAACGATGGGGACAAGAGCATCAACTCCCCCGGCTCATTCAGCGTCTTCTCGCCGGCCAGCTGATTTCTCAAGCTGAACGTGATTCCTGCACCGAACTCATTGATACCTGGCGTCACCGCCTGTATTCCCTCAGTTGTTTTATGCAAGAGCTCAATTACGAGATTGCCGTCCGCGCTAACAAAGAAGACCAGTGCAAAGGGCGATTCTGGGAAGGACGGTTTAAATCTCAGGCTTTACTCGATGAGAAGGCCCTGTTAGCAGCAATGGCCTATGTTGACCTCAATCCGGTCAGGGCGAACATGGCTGACACACCCGAGCAGTCTGAGTACACTTCGATTAAAGCCCGACTGACCTCACTGGAGCAAGGAAAAACCGAAACCCACGGTTTAGTGAATTTCATCGGCTACGAACATCAGGATAAACCCCAAGGCATTCCTTTCCGGCTGATGGATTATATCGAATTGGTCGACTGGGTCGGGCGGCAAATCAGGGAAGATAAACGGGGCTATATTAACCAACGCCTGCCCAATATTCTCATGCGGTTGTCCCTACCTCAGCAGGAATGCCTCAAACTCTGCACCGAGCTGGAAAAGAAACCCAGGCTCTGGATTGGCTCAGCTAAACGGCTTAATCTCGCGAAACAACAGCTCAAAAAGCAGAGAATCCTCGGGATTCATATTTCCTGA
- a CDS encoding cold-shock protein: MSKGTVKWFNDDKGFGFITPDDGSKDLFVHHSEIQASGRKSLRDGQKVEYVVGQGQKGPCATNVKPL, from the coding sequence ATGAGTAAAGGTACAGTTAAGTGGTTCAATGACGATAAAGGATTCGGATTTATTACACCTGATGATGGCAGCAAAGATTTGTTTGTTCATCACTCAGAAATACAGGCTAGCGGTCGTAAATCACTTAGGGATGGTCAGAAAGTTGAATATGTAGTGGGGCAAGGTCAAAAAGGTCCTTGTGCTACTAACGTTAAGCCACTTTAA